The Cryptomeria japonica unplaced genomic scaffold, Sugi_1.0 HiC_scaffold_48, whole genome shotgun sequence genome contains a region encoding:
- the LOC131031331 gene encoding nuclear transport factor 2-like encodes MESQQLQREFPASEVANEFVNQYYCVLNNCPDKLYEFYKDCSTITRPEPNGQLLHVTTLEAIKNNIVSSLNEGNAVKIGTVDSQEAYNESYIILVTGIILGHENVERKFAQSFLLAPQERGYFVLNDAFRYLEESQYSEDKTYMSANAVCDEPLQEEIVPAKEIQRFESQPSKLENKHATETVENEQQLKDIEKTISPPEETTKMSFLAVLLKENPHPIQRPTVVVKFPINTGLKANVPSQVHTTSQSLNSNSRKAPVNENSIHLRNLPWNSTITLLEEEFKKYGSIKPGGIQIRANKEKNFCYGFIEFQSSTSVESAVKASPIVISGRRVYVEKKRLAGFRDNIPNGVKRGGDRQGRNGYARNF; translated from the exons ATGGAATCCCAGCAGTTACAAAGAGAATTTCCTGCCTCTGAG GTTGCAAACGAATTTGTGAACCAGTATTACTGTGTTCTAAACAACTGTCCAGATAAGCTATACGAGTTCTACAAAGATTGCAGCACTATCACCCGCCCTGAACCCAATGGTCAATTGTTGCATGTAACAACCCTAGAA GCTATTAAAAACAATATAGTGTCTTCGCTCAATGAGGGAAATGCGGTTAAAATAGGAACTGTGGATTCACAAGAAGCTTATAATGAATCTTATATCATATTGGTAACTGGGATCATATTAGGGCACGAGAATGTCGAAAGAAAATTTGCCCAGTCTTTCCTTTTAGCACCACAGGAGAGAGGCTATTTTGTTCTAAACGATGCATTTCGGTATTTGGAAGAATCCCAGTATTCAGAAGACAAAACTTATATGTCGGCTAATGCTGTTTGTGATGAGCCTTTGCAGGAAG AGATAGTTCCTGcaaaagaaattcaaagatttgaaTCACAACCTTCGAAATTGGAAAATAAACATGCTACTGAAACTGTTGAGAATGAACAACagcttaaggatattgagaaaacTATTTCACCACCAGAAGAAACAACAAAAATGAGTTTTCTAGCAGTT CTTTTGAAAGAGAACCCACATCCTATTCAAAGGCCAACCGTTGTGGTGAAATTTCCAATAAATACCGGACTGAAAGCAAATGTACCATCACAAGTACATACAACATCACAATCCTTGAACTCTAATTCTCGAAAAGCCCCAG TCAATGAGAACTCAATCCATTTAAGAAATTTGCCATGGAATTCTACAATTACTTTGCTTGAAGAAGAGTTTAAAAAATATGGTTCTATAAAGCCCGGTGGAATTCAAATCAGAGCCAACAAG GAAAAAAACTTTTGCTATGGTTTCATTGAGTTCCAATCATCAACTTCTGTGGAGAGTGCTGTAAAG GCATCTCCTATTGTCATCTCTGGGCGTCGCGTATATGTTGAAAAGAAAAGGTTGGCTGGTTTCAGAG ACAATATTCCAAATGGCGTAAAGAGAGGAGGCGATCGTCAAGGACGCAATGGCTATGCAAGAAATTTCTAA